The following DNA comes from Anopheles merus strain MAF unplaced genomic scaffold, AmerM5.1 LNR4000639, whole genome shotgun sequence.
GCACGTCCTTCTCTAATCGACATGTTCGATTCTCTTTGGCCACCTGCTAAATGTAATtagaagcaacagcagaatcaatttttcgcaaaaacactcgaaaaaaccgttaaaagtgagagcgagaaaaaacacGTAACCTTGCGTTTAATCGTAGTGAGGATATAACCTGATGCATAAGTGTGGTCTACATATATAGCCTTTGGTTGGGTGATGTTCACATGTGTACTACGATCGAAACAGCAACTTGACAGATTACGCATTTTCGGCTGGTAACCATCTAGTTACCTCTGTGGTGTGTGGGTTTTGGAAAACGCATCCAAGTGTTGTTACATTTCCAGGTCCGATTTTGGTTCATTTCGTCGTACCGGTGTCCTGGCCTGGCGTGGCCTGTGCGAGTTCTGTGCAGATCCTGTGTCGGGTCGTGTGTGCTTCTTCTATTGGGGTTTTCTTTTGTACGGGTAAAAGTGATGGTTTTCTGGGACAGTGGCGCTCAGCATCGTTCCCTTCATCCTGTAACAACCGGTAGGCAATTGTTTACATcgtttaaataatgttttgtttactttcagtCCGTGGATATGAAAAGCCAGCCCAACAGCCAGCAGCTGTATCACACCCGCCACCGTGCGTCTCCATGAGAATGCGTCTAAGTGGTGGACGCTTTTATCTCCGAAACAGGATCAACATCAAAGCATCAACCGGCGgcagaatttaaaaaagaacttATTACCCAGCCTGGATGGACGCAAGTCTTTAAAGTATGAATGCAAAAGTATTGAAAACCTCGCCCGGATTGGAACATagagaactaaaaaaaacatgaaattggtttcaaatttgaatgattgaaTGATTTAATCGCGTAGCGAAAacgtttactttttttgcaGAGAGAGTCTTCCAAACACGCGGATGTGTGCCTTTGATGGAAACGGTTTATTTCGCGGATTCTAATTACACCTCGTAAAATGGTACCCGTTTTTCGGTCGCGATGTCGAGATGCCGCCGAGATGAAGCGTGCGAATTTGCGAATTGCGATGGCGAGAAAGCACCCGATCGCGCACGAATCGCGCGGCTCATTCGCCTCCTCGAACACGAACCAATGTCCCAATGTCGAACGTCATCTATCGGCGAGATTTAGTACTATTCAGAATCGCTGAATCTTTTACTGCCAACCGAAGCCgtattttgtagtttttgtgGGATCGTCGCAAACCGCGCAAGGTGGATGCAATCCGAGATCAGGTGAGGAAAGATAGAGACGAAGACTAAgaaatcattaatttatttgctattttcacCTTTATTCCTTTATTATCTACGAGACACATGGAGACACGAGGACAATTGCAGTAAGTATTTCCTGATTTAGTATCTCTGATGTTTGTTCAATAGAatgaataaatacaaaaatgcacttGCTTATAAGCAAGAaatgttttctgtttgctaTACTTTTTGAAACCAACGGTGTGTAGTGGGTTTAAAAAGGACACCAAAGTCCcccaactatggcgacccacCCACCCGGGTAAAGGGccttttccaccacctgatttttttaatccaccttggcaACACACCCCATCCCGTGCAACGGGTTCAActgtcaacttttttttctcggttgaCTTAACACAACAGGAATTGTCGTAAGGATGGCTGCTACCGGTGGCATTCGGCCGTCATAGCAGCTGCTCATAGGCAccgctgtgctgctgcaggaTGCCCTGGTCCTGGTACGTCGACGCTGCCTTTCCCGCtgcttgtgtgtttggtggtgcATACTATCTCACCACCCGGTATCGTCACTCGCCTGGTGGTGTTTCCCTTTTGTGACCCGTAAACAGCCCATCCCAACATCGTCCTCACCCAGATTGAGGCTCCAGCGGTGGAAGTAGTAGGAGCACATTCTCCAAGCCGATTGGGATTCTCCAAGCCTGGTTCTCGGTGTACCATCCTCCTGATGTTCCGCTGGCCGATCCTGTAAGTAATCATTCGAACTTGTCAGTGTGGGataatgaatattttgttgtGGCAAACTTAGCTGTTGAAACCGTCGCCGTGAACGACCGCTCTCCCCCGCGTGCAGCAATCTCCAGGCTCCAGGTCAAACGTGAAGCTGAAACGTCTCCTTGCGTTTCACGTTGGCCGTCCACTGCAACTCAAGTGGGGGCCCGGCTGGCCCTTCAATCTGATACTCGCTGCTAGGGTAACTTCAGCGGGAATGATGATCCTTCATCCAGAAATTGCGTGCGTGCCTCGCACTCGCTTGTTCAACGCTTGCACAACCCGGGACACGACACAGGAGAATCTCGATCGACAAGGCTTTGTTACGTGGTTTGCGGCACAGCTTCATCTGCGTTACAGTCTCAACACGTTCCATGGGAGACATGCGCTTCGCATCATTCTCTTAGCGTATGATCCGTGTTCGATCGAACGAAGGTAGGGAGTTTCAATTTGCGATGGCGAGAAACCCGATCGCGCACGAATCGCAGGTCATTCGCTTCCTCGAACACGAACCATCtgaatttagcatcatctaTCGGTTCTGTTTTGTATTTCCCAATCAACTCTGGGGCTGTTTGGGACCCATAACCTTTCTCCATTTCGTGATTGTTCTGCAGTTTGTGGCAACCGTTCTTCCGTCAGTTCCTTGAATGCCTGTTTGGCACTTTCAATGAAGGCTTCTGTAATCCAATCTGTGTGTGATGATATGTGAGAAAGAAAGCTGCCCGCTTTTGCAGAACAGTGATGGAATAGGACTGGACTATAATGGCCCCGATAGAATGCCTCAGACCAGTACGGTAAAGAGGAGCCAGGGACTTTCGAAGACACTATTTCTATTCGATAAACTATTTTTGGAACAACCCAAGCTTTAAGAATCCGCGTCTGGGCACTTCTCGATTAGGGTGCGAGGGTTGTTTggtgtgaaatattttacatttccctGATATCCCGTTTTAGTTGTCCATTTTTGTAGGCCATTAATTCCGGACTGAAGTTCTTTCCTCTACATTCGGTTGCAGATATGGACATCGCTACTAAACCGGGGTAAGAATGCTTCAGACAAATGGCGAGTAGCAGCAAATGAATTATCTCGAAAACTAAGCGTCGAAGGAGAAACGTTCTCTTTCGCTACACGCATCCAAATCCCGATGTAAATTGAAGTGTTCGATGGCTTTTTCCATCACGAATCATATACCAAAATTCGGTTCATTTTCCGGAGCCCGTTTTCAAATGACAGCCCGTGGCGCGTTCTGCAGAAGGACTTTGACTCCGATTTTGAGTAACGAGTGTTGGTCGTACCTACGCAAATGGTCGTTCCAAATTTGGTCTACTAGCCGCGCTCTATCCAACGAGGGATAACAATGGATCCGGGAAGGGTGAAAAAACATTCCCACACCTGTGTGTAAAACggtgaaaatttcacacaaaatcacgttttttgactggAAGAGTCGAGCTGAGTGGTTCCTAGGAGGACACGCTTGtgagacaaaagttgcacaacttgTACCGACGCGTCTGTCGCTGCCTGATATAGCTTTGTATTAGCTTCCGTTCGAAAGTAATTTGACGTTTTTCCTTCCTGCAGTATGGAACAGGGAGGGCGGGAGGAGGTGCAATACCCCACCGTCGGATAGTACTTGGCGAGAGCTTTCCATCGATGCCCCGCACGCACGCCCTTATAtaagctcgcgttcgaaagctATGCTCATGTAAAGGTGGCCTATCAAAATTTGTGTTCGTGGATCGGCGTCGGCAGTGGAAAACATCCCCACAATGTACGTTTGAAGTTGATGCTATCCGGCGAGGAAGAGTGGAAAATCGCAATCATTGCAAACTCGAAAATTAACTCGTTTTATATAGGCATTTgtacatttcaatttattccaaTGCTATACGTGTATTTTTACATGGCCTCAATCTTACactaaaatacaataaatacatATTTATTTCCCTTCAACCCCCATAGCATCAAATGTACGTGTAGCTTCGTTGAGCAAACGCTTGGTGTCCCACTGACCGTCCTCTTTGGTTAGGCCGCTGGTGAGTCTGACAACACCAGAGGCCAACATCCAGTGGCGCCACGAGGAGGCAGAGGATCGGATTTGGCCACCGTCCCAGCATCGGGCTGTTCCTTCACGGCGCCTTATACTGGGGTGACTTACACGTCACTTTAGGAAAGCTGgaacgaagagagagagagagagagagaaaagaaattaGGTGCTGGTTTAGCAGCCAAACCGGTTCCAATCGAAATGCAAATCGTGCTGCATGGAATGTTGGCGCAACAGATTCCGGAACATCCGCTTCAGCTCGGTATAGTCCGGCGCGTCGCAGAATTCCATCCGCAACGCGTACTCGGTCAACCGCTGAAACTCAGCCGGCAGTCCTCTGCACAGCTCGCTGGGCGTAATGCACAACTTCAGAAGCAGTGCCTCGTCCGGATCAAATCGCTCCTCGGTACCATACCACGGTAGGCCACCGCGGAGCAAAAACACCAGCATGTAGGCGAGTGACAAAATGTCATCTCGCCTGCTCGGTGTATACTCCAGATGAGCGAACACTGGTGcaaattcgatcgttccggcGAACGGGAAAAACGCATCCTGCGCTATGTGTTCCCCCGTGCGTGGGTGCCGATACGGCTCGGCAAGACCGAAGTCGATCAAGTGCAGCGTCTTGCGGGTCGTTCCGCGACCCAGCAGGACATTGTCCGGCTTCAGGTCGCGGTGAACGTACCCCAGCTCGTGGAATGTTTCCAGCCTGTCGAGCAGTTGCAGCGCTAGCTGCGAAACCGTCTTCAGACCGAAGCGTCCTCCGCACAAGTTCAGAAGGTCCTGCAGTGATGGCCCCAGGCGCTCCAAAACCAGTACGTCGCGTTTGCGATACGTACCGGCGTCGATGAGTCTGGGCCATCCACGGGCCTTCTGCAGCCGCGCATAGATCCGGCGCTCCGTGGCGAGCAGGAGCCGGTCCACCTCTTTGCTGGCCATTTTCATCACCACCGGCTGCTTGGAGCGGGCATGGCTGCCCACCAACACCGTGCCGCAGCCACCAGCATCGAATTCGCCTTCAATCCGATAGGTGGAGAGATTCACCACCATCAAGGACTCCGGCGAACTAGAATTGGGCGCACGTCCTTCTCTAATCGACATGTTCGATTCTCTTTGGCCACCTGCTAAATGTAATtagaagcaacagcagaatcaatttttcgcaaaaacactcgaaaaaaccgttaaaagtgagagcgagaaaaaacacGTAACCTTGCGTTTAATCGTAGTGAGGATATAACCTGATGCATAAGTGTGGTCTACATATATAGCCTTTGGTTGGGTGATGTTCACATGTGTACTACGATCGAAACAGCAACTTGACAGATTACGCATTTTCGGCTGGTAACCATCTAGTTACCTCTGTGGTGTGTGGGTTTTGGAAAACGCATCCAAGTGTTGTTACATTTCCAGGTCCGATTTTGGTTCATTTCGTCGTACCGGTGTCCTGGCCTGGCGTGGCCTGTGCGAGTTCTGTGCAGATCCTGTGTCGGGTCGTGTGTGCTTCTTCTATTGGGGTTTTCTTTTGTACGGGTAAAAGTGATGGTTTTCTGGGACAGTGGCGCTCAGCATCGTTCCCTTCATCCTGTAACAACCGGTAGGCAATTGTTTACATcgtttaaataatgttttgtttactttcagtCCGTGGATATGAAAAGCCAGCCCAACAGCCAGCAGCTGTATCACACCCGCCACCGTGCGTCTCCATGAGAATGCGTCTAAGTGGTGGACGCTTTTATCTCCGAAACAGGATCAACATCAAAGCATCAACCGGCGgcagaatttaaaaaagaacttATTACCCAGCCTGGATGGACGCAAGTCTTTAAAGTATGAATGCAAAAGTATTGAAAACCTCGCCCGGATTGGAACATagagaactaaaaaaaacatgaaattggtttttgaatttgaatgattGTGAACATTAACATTTAATCGCGTAGCGAAAACGTTTACTTTTTGTTGCAGAGAGAGTCTTCCAAACACGCGGATGTGTGCCTTTGATGGAAACGGTTTATTTCGCGGATTCTAATTACACCTCGTAAAATGGTACCCGTTTTTCGGTCGCGATGTCGAGATGCCGCCGAGATGAAGCGTGCGAATTTGCGAATTGCGATGGCGAGAAAGCACCCGATCGCGCACGAATCGCGCGGCTCATTCGCCTCCTCGAACACGAACCAATGTCCCAATGTCGAACGTCATCTATCGGCGAGATTTAGTACTATTCAGAATCGCTGAATCTTTTACTGCCAACCGAAGCCgtattttgtagtttttgtgGGATCGTCGCAACCGCGCAAGGTGGATGCAATCCAAGATCAGGTGAGGAAAGATATAGACGAAGACTAAgaaatcattaatttatttgctattttcacCTTTATTCCTTTATTATCTACGAGACACATGGAGACACGAGGACAATTGCAGTAAGTATTTCCTGATTTAGTATCTCTGATGTTTGTTCAATAGAatgaataaatacaaaaatgcacttGCTTATAAGCAAGAaatgttttctgtttgctaTACTTTTTGAAACCAACGGTGTGTAGTGGGTTTAAAAAGGACACCAAAGTCCcccaactatggcgacccacCCACCCGGGTAAAGGGccttttccaccacctgattttttaatccaccttggcaACACACCCCATCCCGTGCAACGGGTTCAACTGTCAACTTTTTTTCTCGGTTGACTTAACACAACAGGAATTGTCGTAAGGATGGCTGCTACCGGTGGCATTCGGCCGTCATAGCAGCTGCTCATAGGCAccgctgtgctgctgcaggaTGCCCTGGTCCTGGTACGTCGACGCTGCCTTTCCCGCtgcttgtgtgtttggtggtgcATACTATCTCACCACCCGGTATCGTCACTCGCCTAAAACAGCCCATCCCAACATCGTCCTCACCGCAATCGGTCACCCAGATTGAGGCTCCAGCGGTGGAAGTAGTAGGAGCACATTCTCCAAGCCGATTGGGATTCTCCAAGCCTGGTTCTCGGTGTACCATCCTCCTGATGTTCCGCTGGCCGATCCTGTAAGTAATCATTCGAACTTGTCAGTGTGGGataatgaatattttgttgtGGCAAACTTAGCTGTTGAAACCGTCGCCGTGAACGACCGCTCTCCCCCGCGTGCAGCAATCTCCAGGCTCCAGGTCAAACGTGAAGCTGAAACGTCTCCTTGCGTTTCACGTTGGCCGTCCACTGCAACTCAAGTGGGGGCCCGGCTGGCCCTTCAATCTGATACTCGCTGCTAGGGTAACTTCAGCGGGAATGATGATCCTTCATCCAGAAATTGCGTGCGTGCCTCGCACTCGCTTGTTCAATGCTTGCACAACCCGGGACACGACACAGGAGAATCTCGATCGACAAGGCTTTGTTACGTGGTTTGCGGCACAGCTTCATCTGCGTTACAGTCTCAACACGTTTAATGGGAGACATGCGCTTCGCATCATTCTCTTAGCGTATGATCCGTGTTCGATCGAACGAAGGTAGGGAGTTTCAATTTGCGATGGCGAGAAACCCGATCGCGCACGAATCGCAGGTCATTCGCTTCCTCGAACACGAACCATCtgaatttagcatcatctaTCGGTTCTGTTTTGTATTTCCCAATCAACTCTGGGGCTGTTTGGGACCCATAACCTTTCTCCATTTCGTGATTGTTCTGCAGTTTGTGGCAACCGTTCTTCCGTCAGTTCCTTGAATGCCTGTTTGGCACTTTCAATGAAGGCTTCTGTAATCCAATCTGTGTGTGATGATATGTGAGAAAGAAAGCTGCCCGCTTTTGCAGAACAGTGATGGAATAGGACTGGACTATAATGGCCCCGATAGAATGCCTCAGACCAGTACGGTAAAGAGGAGCCAGGGACTTTCGAAGACACTATTTCTATTCGATAAACTATTTTTGGAACAACCCAAGCTTTAAGAATCCGCGTCTGGGCACTTCTCGATTAGGGTGCGAGGGTTGTTTggtgtgaaatattttacatttccctGATATCCCGTTTTAGTTGTCCATTTTTGTAGGCCATTAATTCCGGACTGAAGTTCTTTCCTCTACATTCGGTTGCAGATATGGACATCGCTACTAAACCGGGGTAAGAATGCTTCAGACAAATGGCGAGTAGCAGCAAATGAATTATCTCGAAAACTAAGCGTCGAAGGAGAAACGTTCTCTTTCGCTACACGCATCCAAATCCCGATGTAAATTGAAGTGTTCGATGGCTTTTTCCATCACGAATCATATACCAAAATTCGGTTCATTTTCCGGAGCCCGTTTTCAAATGACAGCCCGTGGCGCGTTCTGCAGAAGGACTTTGACTCCGATTTTGAGTAACGAGTGTTGGTCGTACCTACGCAAATGGTCGTTCCAAATTTGGTCTACTAGCCGCGCTCTATCCAACGAGGGATAACAATGGATCCGGGAAGGGTGAAAAAACATTCCCACACCTGTGTGTAAAACggtgaaaatttcacacaaaatcacgttttttgactggAAGAGTCGAGCTGAGTGGTTCCTAGGAGGACACGCTTGtgagacaaaagttgcacaacttgTACCGACGCGTCTGTCGCTGCCTGATATAGCTTTGTATTAGTTTCCGTTCGAAAGTAATTTGACGTTTTTCCTTCCTGCAGTATGGAACAGGGAGGGCGGGAGGAGGTGCAATACCCCACCGTCGGATAGTACTTGGCGAGAGCTTTCCATCGATGCCCCGCACGCACGCCCTTATAtaagctcgcgttcgaaagctATGCTCATGTAAAGGTGGCCTATCAAAATTTGTGTTCGTGGATCGGCGTCGGCAGTGGAAAACATCCCCACAATGTACGTTTGAAGTTGATGCTATCCGGCGAGGAAGAGTGGAAAATCGCAATCATTGCAAACTCGAAAATTAACTCGTTTTATATAGGCATTTgtacatttcaatttattccaaTGCTATACGTGTATTTTTACATGGCCTCAATCTTACactaaaatacaataaatacatATTTATTTCCCTTCAACCCCCATAGCATCAAATGTACGTGTAGCTTCGTTGAGCAAACGCTTGGTGTCCCACTGACCGTCCTCTTTGGTTAGGCCGCTGGTGAGTCTGACAACACCAGAGGCCAACATCCAGTGGCGCCACGAGGAGGCAGAGGATCGGATTTGGCCACCGTCCCAGCATCGGGCTGTTCCTTCACGGCGCCTTATACTGGGGTGACTTACACGTCACTTTAGGAAAGCTGgaacgaagagagagagagagagagagaagaaaagaaattagGTGCTGGTTTAGCAGCCAAACCGGTTCCAATCGAAATGCAAATCGTGCTGCATGGAATGTTGGCGCAACAGATTCCGGAACATCCGCTTCAGCTCGGTATAGTCCGGCGCGTCGCAGAATTCCATCCGCAACGCGTACTCGGTCAACCGCTGAAACTCAGCCGGCAGTCCTCTGCACAGCTCGCTGGGCGTAATGCACAACTTCAGAAGCAGTGCCTCGTCCGGATCAAATCGCTCCTCGGTACCATACCACGGTAGGCCACCGCGGAGCAAAAACACCAGCATGTAGGCGAGTGACAAAATGTCATCTCGCCTGCTCGGTGTATACTCCAGATGAGCGAACACTGGTGcaaattcgatcgttccggcGAACGGGAAAAACGCATCCTGCGCTATGTGTTCCCCCGTGCGTGGGTGCCGATACGGCTCGGCAAGACCGAAGTCGATCAAGTGCAGCGTCTTGCGGGTCGTTCCGCGACCCAGCAGGACATTGTCCGGCTTCAGGTCGCGGTGAACGTACCCCAGCTCGTGGAATGTTTCCAGCCTGTCGAGCAGTTGCAGCGCTAGCTGCGAAACCGTCTTCAGACCGAAGCGTCCTCCGCACAAGTTCAGAAGGTCCTGCAGTGATGGCCCCAGGCGCTCCAAAACCAGTACGTCGCGTTTGCGATACGTACCGGCGTCGATGAGTCTGGGCCATCCACGGGCCTTCTGCAGCCGCGCATAGATCCGGCGCTCCGTGGCGAGCAGGAGCCGGTCCACCTCTTTGCTGGCCATTTTCATCACCACCGGCTGCTTGGAGCGGGCATGGCTGCCCACCAACACCGTGCCGCAGCCACCAGCATCGAATTCGCCTTCAATCCGATAGGTGGAGAGATTCACCACCATCAAGGACTCCGGCGAACTAGAATTGGGCGCACGTCCTTCTCTAATCGACATGTTCGATTCTCTTTGGCCACCTGCTAAATGTAATtagaagcaacagcagaatcaatttttcgcaaaaacactcgaaaaaaccgttaaaagtgagagcgagaaaaaacacGTAACCTTGCGTTTAATCGTAGTGAGGATATAACCTGATGCATAAGTGTGGTCTACATATATAGCCTTTGGTTGGGTGATGTTCACATGTGTACTACGATCGAAACAGCAACTTGACAGATTACGCATTTTCGGCTGGTAACCATCTAGTTACCTCTGTGGTGTGTGGGTTTTGGAAAACGCATCCAAGTGTTGTTACATTTCCAGGTCCGATTTTGGTTCATTTCGTCGTACCGGTGTCCTGGCCTGGCGTGGCCTGTGCGAGTTCTGTGCAGATCCTGTGTCGGGTCGTGTGTGCTTCTTCTATTGGGGTTTTCTTTTGTACGGGTAAAAGTGATGGTTTTCTGGGACAGTGGCGCTCAGCATCGTTCCCTTCATCCTGTAACAACCGGTAGGCAATTGTTTACATcgtttaaataatgttttgtttactttcagtCCGTGGATATGAAAAGCCAGCCCAACAGCCAGCAGCTGTATCACACCCGCCACCGTGCGTCTCCATGAGAATGCGTCTAAGTGGTGGACGCTTTTATCTCCGAAACAGGATCAACATCAAAGCATCAACCGGCGgcagaatttaaaaaagaacttATTACCCAGCCTGGATGGACGCAAGTCTTTAAAGTATGAATGCAAAAGTATTGAAAACCTCGCCCGGATTGGAACATagagaactaaaaaaaacatgaaattggtttttgaatttgaatgattGTGAACATTAACATTTAATCGCGTAGCGAAAACGTTTACTTTTTGTTGCAGAGAGAGTCTTCCAAACACGCGGATGTGTGCCTTTGATGGAAACGGTTTATTTCGCGGATTCTAATTACACCTCGTAAAATGGTACCCGTTTTTCGGTCGCGATGTCGAGATGCCGCCGAGATGAAGCGTGCGAATTTGCGAATTGCGATGGCGAGAAAGCACCCGATCGCGCACGAATCGCGCGGCTCATTCGCCTCCTCGAACACGAACCAATGTCCCAATGTCGAACGTCATCTATCGGCGAGATTTAGTACTATTCAGAATCGCTGAATCTTACTGCCAACCGAAGCCgtattttgtagtttttgtgGGATCGTCGCAACCGCGCAAGGTGGATGCAATCCAAGATCAGGTGAGGAAAGATATAGACGAAGACTAAgaaatcattaatttatttgctattttcacCTTTATTCCTTTATTATCTACGAGACACATGG
Coding sequences within:
- the LOC121602816 gene encoding casein kinase I-like translates to MVVNLSTYRIEGEFDAGGCGTVLVGSHARSKQPVVMKMASKEVDRLLLATERRIYARLQKARGWPRLIDAGTYRKRDVLVLERLGPSLQDLLNLCGGRFGLKTVSQLALQLLDRLETFHELGYVHRDLKPDNVLLGRGTTRKTLHLIDFGLAEPYRHPRTGEHIAQDAFFPFAGTIEFAPVFAHLEYTPSRRDDILSLAYMLVFLLRGGLPWYGTEERFDPDEALLLKLCITPSELCRGLPAEFQRLTEYALRMEFCDAPDYTELKRMFRNLLRQHSMQHDLHFDWNRFGC